Proteins from one Mycolicibacter virginiensis genomic window:
- a CDS encoding NADPH:quinone oxidoreductase family protein, producing MRAVQISQLDGPAAAQVVDLDEPAGAGLVVIDVHAAGVAFPDVLQSRGLYQHKPELPFVPGGEAAGVVRSAPDGAHVRPGDRVAVLTMLNGGMAQVIAVPAAQVFKLPDTVSFEAGAGLLFNDLTVLFALTTRGQLAEGATVLVHGAAGGIGTSTLRLAGPLGASRVIAVVSTEAKAEVARAAGATDTVLADGFREAVAELTGGRGVDLVLDPVGGDRVTDSLRSLAPGGKLLVVGFTGGDIPTVKVNRLLLNNIDVVGVGWGAWVMSHPGELERQWDALEPLLASGKVAAPQPDVFGLDRAADALAALENRTAAGKVVLRMRD from the coding sequence ATGCGCGCGGTACAGATTTCCCAACTCGACGGACCGGCAGCTGCCCAGGTAGTCGATCTCGACGAGCCGGCCGGTGCGGGTCTGGTGGTCATCGACGTACACGCCGCCGGGGTGGCGTTTCCCGATGTGTTGCAGTCTCGTGGGCTCTATCAGCACAAACCGGAGCTGCCGTTCGTGCCGGGCGGCGAGGCAGCCGGTGTGGTGCGCAGCGCCCCGGACGGCGCGCATGTGCGCCCCGGTGACCGCGTGGCGGTTTTGACCATGCTCAACGGCGGGATGGCGCAGGTGATCGCGGTGCCCGCCGCCCAGGTGTTCAAGCTGCCGGACACGGTGTCGTTCGAGGCCGGTGCCGGGCTGCTGTTCAACGACCTGACGGTGTTGTTCGCGCTGACCACGCGCGGCCAGCTGGCCGAAGGCGCCACGGTGCTGGTGCACGGCGCCGCCGGTGGGATCGGTACCTCAACGCTGCGGCTGGCCGGGCCGCTGGGGGCATCCCGGGTGATCGCGGTGGTCTCGACCGAGGCTAAAGCCGAGGTGGCCAGGGCTGCCGGCGCCACCGACACGGTGCTCGCCGATGGGTTCCGCGAGGCGGTGGCCGAGTTGACCGGCGGGCGCGGCGTGGACCTGGTGCTCGACCCGGTGGGCGGTGACCGCGTCACCGACTCGCTGCGCTCCCTGGCCCCCGGCGGAAAGCTGTTGGTGGTGGGCTTCACCGGTGGCGACATCCCGACGGTCAAGGTGAACCGGCTGCTGCTCAACAACATCGACGTGGTAGGCGTTGGCTGGGGTGCGTGGGTGATGTCGCACCCGGGCGAGCTGGAGCGCCAATGGGACGCGTTGGAGCCGCTGCTGGCCTCCGGGAAGGTGGCCGCGCCGCAACCGGATGTGTTCGGCCTCGATCGGGCCGCCGATGCGTTGGCCGCGTTGGAGAATCGCACCGCGGCCGGCAAGGTCGTGCTGCGGATGCGCGATTAA
- a CDS encoding type II toxin-antitoxin system Phd/YefM family antitoxin: protein MKQVKVQYAKTHLSALIAAVEGGEEFVIARGDSPAARLVPLASQDDRELGFVAYAVPDEFFDPLPEEELTAWQ, encoded by the coding sequence ATGAAGCAGGTCAAGGTCCAGTACGCCAAGACGCACCTGTCTGCGCTGATCGCCGCCGTCGAGGGCGGCGAAGAGTTTGTCATTGCCCGCGGTGACAGCCCAGCCGCCCGTTTGGTCCCGCTCGCCAGCCAAGATGATCGCGAACTCGGCTTCGTCGCCTATGCGGTGCCCGACGAATTCTTCGACCCACTTCCCGAAGAAGAACTCACCGCATGGCAGTGA
- a CDS encoding type II toxin-antitoxin system VapC family toxin, with the protein MAVTVTYLLDTHALLWALTAPSRLGRNAREVLTDRSVAIVVSSVSAWELSTKQRLGKLPQADAILGAYSRHLDRLGATRLPITDEHALLAGRLDWDHRDPFDRMLAAQAIIQSMTLITGDAAFAGLAGVPMVW; encoded by the coding sequence ATGGCAGTGACAGTGACGTACCTGCTGGACACCCATGCTCTGCTGTGGGCACTCACGGCCCCTTCCCGCCTGGGACGGAATGCCCGCGAGGTCCTCACCGATCGGTCCGTCGCCATCGTCGTGTCGTCGGTGTCAGCATGGGAACTGTCCACCAAGCAGCGACTAGGCAAGCTTCCCCAAGCAGATGCAATCCTTGGCGCCTATTCCAGGCATCTCGATCGCTTGGGTGCCACCAGATTGCCGATCACCGACGAACACGCACTACTGGCCGGACGACTCGACTGGGATCATCGGGACCCGTTTGATCGGATGCTGGCCGCCCAGGCGATCATCCAGTCGATGACTCTCATCACCGGTGATGCCGCATTCGCCGGCCTTGCCGGCGTCCCTATGGTGTGGTGA
- a CDS encoding nuclear transport factor 2 family protein: MPDQRSPHSDSALLDAVEQSPKAVAVHDKSAWVGIFAADGQVNDPVGSTPHVGTAAIGRFFDTFIAPNTIAFDVQNDVVAGMSVLRDLTVHTTMSTGVTMHIPMHLRYDLASHGPDGSLKIQRLFAHWELQKMVGQLLTSGGRGLLASVILGPQLLRHQGLSGCAGFLRGLSGVRKRGKRRVENLVAALAQRDAAAVSALLTPDATLSLDGVSETTVAEFVSTAQHLTVEKLLAAGHTVTATVHLDGRRGVGLFEFSKEGADRGAISAVRLYI, encoded by the coding sequence ATGCCGGACCAGCGTTCTCCGCACAGTGACAGTGCCCTGCTCGACGCCGTCGAGCAGTCACCGAAAGCTGTGGCGGTACACGATAAATCGGCGTGGGTCGGAATCTTCGCCGCCGACGGGCAGGTGAACGATCCGGTCGGGTCGACTCCCCACGTCGGCACGGCCGCCATCGGGCGGTTCTTCGATACCTTCATCGCACCGAACACCATCGCTTTTGACGTGCAGAACGACGTAGTCGCGGGGATGTCGGTGCTACGAGACCTCACGGTGCACACCACCATGTCAACGGGCGTCACCATGCATATCCCGATGCACCTGCGCTATGACCTGGCCTCGCATGGGCCAGACGGCTCGCTGAAGATCCAAAGGTTGTTCGCGCACTGGGAGCTACAGAAGATGGTCGGCCAGTTGCTGACCTCCGGGGGCCGCGGCCTGCTGGCCTCGGTGATCCTGGGCCCCCAGCTGCTTCGGCACCAGGGGCTTTCCGGCTGCGCAGGATTCCTGCGCGGCCTTTCCGGGGTGCGCAAGCGTGGGAAGCGTCGGGTCGAGAACCTTGTCGCGGCGCTGGCGCAGCGTGACGCGGCCGCGGTTTCGGCGCTGCTGACTCCCGATGCCACGCTGAGCCTGGACGGTGTTTCGGAGACCACGGTGGCCGAGTTCGTCTCAACGGCACAGCACCTGACGGTCGAAAAACTCTTGGCCGCAGGGCATACCGTCACTGCGACGGTGCACCTGGATGGCCGACGCGGGGTGGGGTTGTTCGAGTTCTCCAAAGAGGGCGCGGACCGGGGCGCGATTTCCGCTGTCCGCCTCTATATCTGA
- a CDS encoding DUF1295 domain-containing protein: MAGLYHAAVVFLVVLTIVTFASSFWFTNPYGRFASPDDRFTLPGKISWLTFECPQWWAFTVTFWLVAHSHGAPAIVLYALWQCHYLYRGLIYPLSRKGDDKRFPISGIAFGFVFNAVNGFANGYAVALAPHLQQERWFVDPRFILGLAVAVIGWGINFQADRILIGLRADGSSGYSIPYGGVYRWVSSGNYFGELVLWAGWAIMAWTLPGLIFLLFSIANLGPRAMATHKWYQQKFPDYPPNRKAIIPGVL; encoded by the coding sequence ATGGCCGGTCTGTATCACGCCGCTGTCGTCTTTCTAGTCGTCTTGACGATCGTCACCTTCGCCAGCAGCTTCTGGTTCACCAACCCTTATGGCCGCTTCGCCAGTCCGGACGACCGCTTCACGCTGCCGGGAAAGATCAGCTGGCTGACGTTCGAATGCCCCCAATGGTGGGCTTTTACCGTGACGTTCTGGCTGGTGGCGCACTCGCATGGGGCACCGGCGATCGTGTTGTACGCACTGTGGCAGTGCCACTATCTCTATCGCGGGTTGATCTATCCGCTGAGCCGCAAGGGCGATGACAAACGTTTCCCGATCTCCGGTATCGCCTTCGGCTTCGTCTTCAACGCCGTCAACGGGTTCGCCAACGGCTACGCCGTGGCGTTGGCCCCGCACCTGCAGCAGGAGCGTTGGTTTGTCGACCCCCGCTTCATCCTGGGCCTGGCCGTGGCAGTGATCGGCTGGGGGATCAACTTCCAGGCCGATCGCATCCTGATCGGTCTGCGCGCCGATGGCAGCAGCGGGTACAGCATCCCGTACGGCGGGGTGTATCGCTGGGTGTCTTCGGGCAACTACTTCGGTGAACTCGTCTTGTGGGCGGGCTGGGCGATCATGGCCTGGACGCTTCCGGGCCTGATCTTCCTGCTCTTCTCCATCGCGAACCTGGGGCCCAGGGCGATGGCCACCCACAAGTGGTACCAGCAGAAGTTCCCCGATTACCCGCCCAACCGCAAGGCGATCATTCCCGGCGTGCTGTAG
- a CDS encoding STM3941 family protein, translated as MPFEAHPDRRKIASLLAIAVAFVLIGVRLAGGFGPVGPIRGWSPQALHVFGWIAIVFFGFAVAVLISRLFSSGAEVRIDAEGVYGRRSGNRVIPWSAIERITTADTGRVQLAHLFLDNASAFPRPERLGAKSFGHVTLSLQGTDGKLSDMRAAFDYFAPGRRDDSAG; from the coding sequence ATGCCGTTTGAAGCGCATCCGGACCGTCGCAAAATCGCCTCGCTGCTCGCCATCGCAGTCGCGTTCGTCCTGATCGGGGTGCGGTTGGCCGGTGGGTTCGGGCCGGTGGGGCCGATCCGCGGCTGGTCGCCGCAGGCCCTGCACGTCTTCGGGTGGATCGCGATCGTCTTCTTCGGTTTCGCTGTGGCGGTGCTGATATCGCGGTTGTTCTCCTCCGGAGCCGAGGTCCGCATCGACGCCGAAGGTGTCTACGGGCGGCGCAGCGGCAACCGGGTGATCCCGTGGAGTGCCATCGAGCGCATCACCACCGCGGATACCGGCCGGGTGCAGCTGGCCCACTTGTTCCTCGACAACGCGTCAGCGTTCCCGAGACCTGAGCGGCTGGGCGCCAAATCCTTTGGCCACGTAACACTCTCGCTGCAGGGCACCGACGGCAAACTCAGCGACATGCGGGCCGCGTTCGACTACTTCGCACCCGGCAGGCGGGACGACTCCGCAGGTTAG
- a CDS encoding MerR family transcriptional regulator: MLDIAEVASRSGLASSALRFYERRGLISSGERNGLRRTYEPAVLDRLALISCAKAAGFTLAQIERFLRATPSDTELRARMAEKARQVDDEIARLTRMRDSLTHAVTCTHTPLVECPEFKARISEP, translated from the coding sequence ATGCTGGACATTGCTGAGGTGGCGAGTCGATCCGGTCTGGCGTCATCGGCGCTGCGGTTCTATGAGCGGCGCGGGTTGATCAGCTCCGGTGAGCGCAACGGCCTGCGTCGCACCTACGAACCGGCGGTGCTTGACCGGCTCGCCTTGATCAGCTGTGCCAAAGCGGCCGGATTCACGCTTGCTCAGATCGAGCGCTTTCTGCGGGCCACCCCCAGCGACACCGAACTACGTGCACGAATGGCGGAGAAGGCTCGCCAAGTCGATGACGAAATCGCCCGCCTCACCCGCATGCGTGACAGCCTCACCCACGCCGTCACCTGCACCCACACGCCTCTGGTCGAGTGTCCGGAGTTCAAGGCGCGCATCAGCGAGCCCTAG
- a CDS encoding alpha/beta hydrolase translates to MPLHPQVQAHLERLAGSNFADLHTFAPEQVRQAMRLMTQSLGTGEAVARVCDRAISTRAGELPVRIYHPQPDERRPVIVFFHGGGFVLGDLDTHDGLARALANRTGRVVVSVDYPLAPEHKYPAAINAGFAATQWVALHGGEIGADGTDIAVAGDSAGGNLAAVVALMARDAGAPAITHQVLIYPDLDFRRSNVSIQEFAGQYGNISRATQQWFMNHYLNDAHEKLDAHVSPLLAPSLKQLPPALIVTAEFDALRDEGGQYGARLQQAGVPTTVNRYDGMIHEFMRWPFDDAARALEDIAAALPAVPPPN, encoded by the coding sequence ATGCCACTACATCCGCAGGTCCAAGCCCATTTGGAACGACTGGCCGGCAGCAACTTCGCCGACCTGCACACGTTCGCCCCGGAGCAGGTCCGCCAGGCCATGCGTCTGATGACCCAAAGCCTGGGCACCGGCGAAGCCGTCGCACGCGTTTGCGACCGCGCCATCTCCACCCGAGCCGGCGAGCTGCCGGTTCGGATCTACCATCCGCAGCCAGACGAACGGCGCCCGGTGATCGTGTTCTTCCACGGCGGCGGTTTCGTGCTGGGCGACCTCGACACCCACGACGGGCTGGCCCGGGCGCTGGCGAACCGCACCGGCCGCGTCGTCGTCTCGGTCGACTATCCCCTAGCCCCGGAGCACAAGTACCCGGCAGCGATCAACGCCGGCTTCGCTGCCACGCAGTGGGTTGCCCTGCACGGCGGCGAAATCGGCGCCGACGGCACAGACATCGCTGTCGCCGGTGACAGTGCCGGCGGGAATCTCGCTGCTGTGGTCGCGCTGATGGCTCGCGACGCCGGCGCCCCGGCCATCACGCACCAGGTACTGATCTACCCGGACTTGGATTTTCGGCGATCGAATGTCTCCATCCAAGAATTCGCGGGACAGTACGGCAACATCAGTCGAGCAACCCAGCAGTGGTTCATGAACCACTACCTCAACGATGCTCACGAGAAGCTCGATGCTCACGTCTCGCCGCTGCTGGCACCCAGCCTCAAGCAGCTTCCTCCGGCGCTCATCGTCACCGCGGAATTCGACGCCCTGCGCGACGAGGGCGGACAGTACGGCGCCCGACTCCAGCAAGCGGGTGTCCCCACCACCGTCAATCGCTATGACGGGATGATCCACGAGTTCATGCGCTGGCCCTTCGACGACGCGGCCCGGGCGCTCGAGGACATCGCCGCCGCTCTGCCAGCCGTGCCCCCGCCGAATTGA
- a CDS encoding flavin-containing monooxygenase codes for MPPTASSLGPQPADYDPEWVRAKYALERDKRMRPDAVGQFIEVTADFSHYADDPWTERVERDPVHDHVQVAIIGAGLGSLVAAARLQESGIDDIRMIDTAGDFGGTWYWNRYPGVQCDVESYIYLPLLEELNYVPTERYAHGPEIREHLQNIAKHYRLYDNALLGTTVTGLHWDDAAKHWQITTDRGDAFTATLVAVSPGSLTRPKLPGIAGINEFRGHTFHTSRWDFGYTGGDESGGLTKLSDKRVGVIGTGSTGLQCIPHLGEWARQLYVFQRTPSTVSVRGNRPTDPAWAASLQPGWQRERMENFTRVTCGVEMDLDLTDDGWTQKALELSEPAVIRETQRLGRQMTPEEIADFLFHADYVAMQRLRARIDDTVRDRKTAEALKPWYRLNCKRPGYHDQYLDTFNRDNVTLVDTDGRGVDRFTETAVVVDGIEYELDALVFATGFEVGTEFTRRLGFEIVGRDAVRLSDKWAKGMRTLHGLQTHGFPNCFFLGYTQSGVSPNYTHTAEERARHFAYLVSTFVQRGANTIEATAAAEDQWLAAMDQASEKPKAFYAECTPSYLSSEGDRENPHGMLSTNFGGKPVEFFEMLNAWRSTGRLEGVILK; via the coding sequence ATGCCACCCACGGCCAGCTCCCTGGGACCGCAGCCGGCGGACTACGACCCCGAGTGGGTGCGGGCGAAGTACGCACTCGAACGCGACAAACGGATGCGTCCCGACGCCGTGGGCCAGTTCATCGAGGTCACCGCCGATTTCTCGCACTACGCCGACGACCCGTGGACCGAGCGCGTCGAGCGCGACCCAGTGCACGACCACGTCCAGGTGGCGATCATCGGCGCCGGTCTGGGCAGCCTGGTCGCCGCCGCGCGGCTCCAGGAATCCGGGATCGACGACATCAGGATGATCGACACCGCCGGTGACTTCGGCGGCACCTGGTACTGGAACCGCTACCCCGGCGTGCAGTGCGATGTCGAGTCCTACATCTATCTGCCACTGCTCGAAGAGCTGAATTACGTACCCACCGAGCGCTATGCGCACGGCCCGGAGATCCGCGAGCACCTGCAGAACATCGCCAAGCACTACCGCCTCTACGACAACGCCTTGCTGGGCACCACGGTCACCGGCCTGCACTGGGACGACGCCGCCAAGCACTGGCAGATCACCACCGATCGCGGAGACGCGTTCACCGCCACGCTGGTCGCGGTCTCGCCCGGATCGCTCACCCGGCCGAAACTGCCGGGCATTGCCGGCATCAACGAATTCCGCGGACACACCTTCCACACCAGCCGCTGGGACTTCGGCTACACCGGCGGCGACGAATCCGGTGGGCTGACCAAACTGTCCGACAAGCGCGTCGGCGTCATCGGCACCGGTTCCACTGGACTGCAGTGCATCCCGCACCTCGGAGAGTGGGCGCGGCAGCTCTACGTCTTCCAGCGCACCCCGAGCACCGTTTCGGTGCGGGGCAACCGACCCACCGACCCGGCGTGGGCGGCGAGCCTGCAGCCGGGCTGGCAACGCGAACGCATGGAGAACTTCACCCGGGTCACCTGCGGGGTGGAGATGGACCTCGACCTCACCGACGACGGCTGGACGCAGAAAGCCCTGGAACTCAGTGAGCCCGCGGTGATCCGCGAGACTCAGCGCCTCGGCCGACAGATGACCCCCGAGGAGATCGCCGACTTCCTGTTCCACGCCGACTACGTGGCGATGCAACGGCTGCGGGCCCGAATCGACGACACCGTCCGCGATCGCAAGACCGCCGAAGCGCTCAAGCCCTGGTACCGGCTGAACTGCAAGCGGCCCGGCTACCATGACCAGTACCTCGATACGTTCAACCGGGACAACGTCACGTTGGTCGACACCGATGGGCGCGGCGTCGATCGGTTCACCGAGACCGCCGTCGTCGTCGACGGCATCGAATACGAACTCGACGCACTGGTGTTCGCGACCGGCTTCGAGGTGGGTACCGAGTTCACCCGCCGGCTCGGCTTCGAGATTGTGGGCCGCGACGCCGTGCGGCTCAGCGACAAGTGGGCGAAAGGCATGCGGACCCTGCACGGCCTACAGACCCACGGCTTTCCCAACTGCTTCTTCCTGGGTTACACCCAATCCGGGGTCTCCCCCAACTACACCCACACCGCCGAGGAGCGAGCCCGCCATTTCGCCTACCTGGTCAGCACATTCGTGCAACGGGGCGCGAACACCATCGAAGCCACCGCGGCCGCCGAGGACCAGTGGCTGGCCGCGATGGACCAAGCGTCGGAAAAACCCAAGGCCTTCTACGCCGAGTGCACGCCGAGTTACCTCAGTTCCGAGGGCGACCGGGAGAATCCGCACGGCATGCTGTCGACCAATTTCGGCGGCAAGCCTGTCGAGTTCTTCGAAATGCTGAACGCGTGGCGATCCACCGGCCGGCTGGAGGGGGTGATCCTGAAATGA
- a CDS encoding TetR/AcrR family transcriptional regulator, translated as MTSTAPKLTMRDRHRAMTRDQIMAAALEAFADRGYVAVTIDDVVRRAGIGRATFYLHFDSKAAVLRELRNTRMTVWSQQDAPRGGRSGRPSIRAFFEKVVDFYTSAPQLYMALHQARAADPEFAAAHRATMEDNVTEWIEADAMPGATEAQLRLAIAMMYTMVDSFMHLWLVDGWPLEREAAIEAMTDALHATMR; from the coding sequence ATGACTTCCACTGCACCGAAACTCACGATGCGTGACCGGCACCGCGCCATGACCCGCGACCAGATCATGGCCGCCGCGTTGGAGGCGTTTGCCGACCGGGGCTATGTCGCAGTGACCATCGACGACGTCGTTCGCCGGGCCGGGATCGGGCGGGCGACGTTCTATCTGCACTTCGACTCCAAAGCTGCGGTGCTGCGCGAACTGCGCAATACCCGCATGACCGTCTGGTCCCAGCAGGACGCCCCGCGTGGCGGCAGATCGGGACGGCCCTCGATCAGAGCGTTCTTCGAGAAGGTGGTCGACTTCTACACCTCCGCGCCGCAGCTCTATATGGCACTGCATCAGGCGCGGGCGGCCGACCCGGAGTTCGCCGCGGCGCATCGAGCCACCATGGAGGACAACGTCACCGAGTGGATCGAGGCCGATGCCATGCCCGGTGCCACCGAGGCCCAGCTGCGGCTAGCCATCGCGATGATGTACACCATGGTCGATTCCTTCATGCACCTGTGGCTGGTCGACGGCTGGCCACTGGAGCGCGAGGCTGCCATTGAGGCGATGACCGACGCGCTGCACGCCACCATGCGCTGA
- a CDS encoding TIGR00366 family protein has protein sequence MTELRADGAMTEQPTQRRGVMQSLTGLSVRYVERLMPDPYLFAVILTLIVAGMVAALVRGASASGMLTAWYAGVWGPQNIFTFAFQMALILVTGYTLAEAPVLKRAIVRVAAVPRNQVQGALLCFTVSAAASLLNWGLGLVAGALVARQVARRFPDSHFGYLIAAAFMGFIVWTQGLSSSIALANTDAGSPINVIHKIAGFTVPLSQTIFQPYSWLSALIVLGVLALAVWRMEPSESLPPDSAVFEDDKAAVEIPAGKTFAEWLENQWILNVLLFAAGITYFVTSGFALNISSMIMLFTITAALLHRTPIRFIRAFTGAAKVSGPLLLQYPLYGGLVGLLAYQGAEGSKPLQTLLAQTLVNGATEYTLPFLTFIGSVIISLFVPSGGGHWAVQGPIAVDSALAIGQQSPAYLGLVSMAVAVGEGVANMIQPFWLLPLLAIAKLNVRQVMGFTIVAFVIGLAVLGAMTLIAPWVI, from the coding sequence ATGACCGAGCTACGGGCAGACGGCGCGATGACTGAGCAGCCGACGCAACGCCGAGGCGTCATGCAATCGCTCACCGGGCTCAGTGTCCGTTACGTCGAGCGCCTGATGCCCGACCCGTACCTGTTCGCCGTGATCCTCACGCTGATCGTCGCCGGGATGGTCGCCGCTCTGGTGCGCGGCGCATCGGCCAGCGGCATGCTGACGGCCTGGTACGCCGGGGTCTGGGGGCCGCAGAACATCTTCACGTTCGCCTTCCAGATGGCCCTGATCCTGGTGACCGGCTACACGCTGGCCGAAGCCCCCGTGCTGAAGCGGGCGATCGTCCGCGTCGCGGCTGTGCCGCGCAACCAGGTGCAGGGGGCGCTGCTGTGCTTTACCGTCAGTGCCGCTGCATCCCTATTGAACTGGGGCCTGGGCCTGGTGGCCGGTGCGCTGGTGGCCCGGCAGGTCGCGCGACGTTTCCCCGACTCGCATTTCGGCTACCTGATCGCCGCGGCGTTCATGGGCTTCATCGTCTGGACGCAGGGACTCTCGTCGTCGATCGCGCTGGCGAACACCGACGCCGGCAGCCCCATCAACGTGATCCACAAGATCGCCGGATTCACTGTGCCGTTGAGCCAGACCATTTTCCAGCCGTACAGCTGGCTCTCGGCGCTCATCGTGTTGGGGGTGCTCGCGCTCGCGGTGTGGCGGATGGAGCCGTCGGAAAGCCTGCCCCCCGATTCCGCGGTGTTCGAAGACGACAAAGCAGCCGTTGAGATCCCGGCCGGCAAGACATTTGCCGAATGGCTGGAGAATCAGTGGATCCTCAACGTGCTGCTGTTCGCGGCGGGGATCACGTATTTCGTGACCAGTGGTTTCGCGCTGAACATCTCGTCGATGATCATGCTGTTCACGATCACCGCCGCCCTGCTGCACCGCACGCCGATTCGCTTCATCCGGGCATTCACCGGTGCCGCGAAGGTCTCTGGCCCGCTGCTGCTGCAATATCCGCTCTACGGGGGCCTGGTCGGACTGCTGGCGTACCAGGGCGCCGAGGGGTCCAAGCCGCTGCAGACGCTACTGGCCCAGACGCTGGTCAACGGCGCGACGGAGTACACGTTGCCGTTCCTGACCTTCATCGGCTCGGTGATCATCAGCCTGTTCGTGCCGTCCGGCGGCGGGCACTGGGCCGTGCAGGGCCCGATCGCCGTCGACTCTGCGCTGGCGATCGGCCAGCAGTCACCGGCCTATCTCGGCCTGGTATCCATGGCCGTTGCCGTCGGCGAGGGCGTGGCGAACATGATCCAGCCGTTCTGGCTGCTGCCACTGCTGGCGATCGCGAAGCTCAATGTCCGTCAGGTGATGGGCTTTACGATCGTGGCGTTCGTAATCGGGTTGGCGGTCCTGGGGGCGATGACGTTGATCGCACCGTGGGTGATCTGA
- a CDS encoding maleylpyruvate isomerase family mycothiol-dependent enzyme, whose amino-acid sequence MNTPEVGSVGRISAALRDCYAAIEALCTDLSDTEWGAQSLCPDWTVRDVINHVTSIEAAMAGWLPDDDRTPPPFDKAADFLRDADADGAAYAEVVRAVFDRRRRDLAALADADLLRPSWTPVGPATYGRFLEIRVFDFWVHERDITTPLGRTTDDANRGAEIALAEVAGSLGYIVGKKVGLPDGKSITFDLTGPITRQLHVAVDGRAKTVDHLNNPDVTVVTGSTTFIQLACGRIDPQAQIDSGAITWKGDGDLGDRAARNLRFTM is encoded by the coding sequence TTGAACACACCGGAAGTCGGCAGCGTGGGCAGGATCTCCGCCGCCCTGCGGGACTGCTACGCCGCGATAGAAGCCCTCTGCACCGATCTCAGCGACACCGAGTGGGGCGCTCAGTCACTGTGCCCGGACTGGACGGTTCGCGATGTGATCAACCACGTCACCAGCATCGAGGCGGCAATGGCGGGATGGCTGCCCGACGACGATCGCACCCCGCCGCCGTTCGACAAGGCCGCGGACTTCCTGCGCGACGCCGACGCCGACGGCGCCGCTTACGCCGAAGTGGTACGCGCGGTTTTTGACCGTCGGCGACGCGACCTGGCCGCGTTGGCCGACGCGGATCTGCTGCGGCCGTCGTGGACGCCGGTCGGGCCCGCCACCTACGGCAGGTTCCTCGAGATCCGGGTCTTCGACTTCTGGGTGCACGAACGAGACATCACCACCCCACTGGGCCGCACCACCGATGACGCAAATCGCGGCGCCGAGATCGCACTGGCGGAGGTAGCCGGGTCCTTGGGCTACATCGTCGGCAAGAAGGTGGGCCTACCCGACGGAAAGAGCATCACCTTCGATCTCACCGGCCCCATTACCCGCCAGCTGCACGTCGCCGTGGATGGCCGAGCCAAAACTGTTGACCACCTGAATAACCCGGATGTCACGGTGGTCACCGGTTCCACGACCTTCATCCAACTGGCCTGCGGACGCATCGACCCGCAGGCCCAGATCGACTCCGGCGCCATCACCTGGAAGGGCGATGGCGACCTCGGCGACCGGGCCGCGCGTAACTTGAGGTTCACGATGTGA